The following are encoded together in the Planococcus antarcticus DSM 14505 genome:
- a CDS encoding IS4 family transposase, producing the protein MKQNTLFPNLIQKFITNEEVATLTELIGYEDTARKLTVGKLIEYLVTAAASEWKGYRHCGDVGTSAGLVDVDHSTISKKMKELDYQLMKKAFALVVGKCNRATRRALKIPNRLLLVDSTTITVGKSRLPWALYHGERSGIKLHVSYTPETNMPLDVVETTGLVHDGPVGERLADRRFILVQDRAYFNIKRIDRFVSDYQDFVIRVKENVELSTVKSLQRLPEEESNVTRDFTCRLGTPQSRSTKRHRMVFFTDHKGHEIRVVTNLLNLSAEAIARIYKARWGIESFFRWIKQNLNVPKLFGQTPNAVYNQLFAALIAYVLIQWLYQKTKLAIRLPALSLVAFQRTLLTGTLPLIWLDALTTFLHEYFALSRSSLSFIG; encoded by the coding sequence ATGAAACAGAATACCCTATTCCCCAATTTGATTCAAAAGTTTATTACGAATGAAGAGGTGGCCACGCTCACGGAGCTGATTGGCTATGAAGATACCGCCCGAAAGCTCACTGTCGGCAAGTTGATTGAATACCTGGTGACCGCAGCGGCGTCCGAATGGAAGGGCTATCGTCATTGCGGCGACGTCGGAACTTCCGCGGGGCTGGTCGATGTCGACCACTCGACGATCTCCAAAAAGATGAAGGAACTCGACTACCAGTTGATGAAAAAAGCCTTCGCCTTGGTCGTCGGTAAATGCAACCGGGCGACAAGGCGCGCACTCAAAATTCCAAACCGGCTTCTACTGGTAGATTCCACAACGATTACCGTAGGGAAGAGCCGGCTCCCTTGGGCGCTTTATCACGGCGAACGGTCGGGCATCAAGCTTCATGTCAGCTATACACCCGAAACCAATATGCCGTTAGACGTAGTTGAAACTACAGGTCTCGTACACGATGGACCGGTTGGTGAACGCTTGGCCGACCGCCGGTTTATCCTGGTACAGGACCGGGCATATTTCAATATCAAACGCATTGACCGGTTCGTATCGGATTACCAGGATTTTGTCATCCGGGTGAAAGAAAATGTCGAACTGTCGACCGTCAAATCGCTGCAGCGCCTGCCAGAGGAAGAGTCCAATGTCACCCGTGACTTCACCTGCCGGCTTGGAACGCCTCAATCGCGCTCAACGAAACGGCACCGCATGGTCTTTTTCACGGATCATAAAGGGCATGAGATTCGGGTCGTCACCAATCTTCTTAACCTGTCAGCTGAGGCCATCGCCCGAATCTACAAAGCACGTTGGGGCATCGAATCTTTCTTCCGCTGGATCAAGCAGAACTTGAACGTGCCGAAGTTATTTGGCCAAACGCCCAATGCCGTTTATAATCAACTGTTTGCGGCGTTGATCGCGTATGTATTGATCCAGTGGCTGTATCAAAAGACGAAATTGGCCATCCGGCTGCCTGCTTTGTCGCTTGTGGCCTTTCAGCGCACGCTGTTGACCGGTACATTGCCGCTGATTTGGCTGGATGCCCTGACGACATTTCTGCACGAGTACTTTGCCCTCAGCAGGAGTAGTCTGTCATTTATTGGTTAA
- a CDS encoding restriction endonuclease subunit S has translation MWVLSSKDSRLINEFISFFIQGTEFLETGNKSIGSKMPRADWNSVSELSFKIPTIKKQGKIVGYLKALENKIVKEKEKLMALEEQKKGFMQGMFV, from the coding sequence ATATGGGTTTTAAGTTCGAAGGATTCCAGACTAATTAATGAATTTATTTCTTTCTTTATACAAGGGACAGAGTTCCTAGAAACAGGAAATAAATCTATAGGATCAAAAATGCCTCGCGCTGACTGGAATTCAGTTTCAGAATTATCCTTTAAAATTCCGACAATAAAAAAACAGGGAAAAATAGTAGGCTATTTGAAAGCCTTAGAAAATAAAATTGTTAAAGAAAAAGAGAAGTTGATGGCTCTGGAAGAGCAGAAGAAAGGGTTTATGCAGGGGATGTTTGTTTAA
- a CDS encoding transposase translates to MQEEQTVKQIETACRAEGYCGSLGTLNNLVAEERRQARQSKPAMLSIRQKVIRVIWDFEKGNHRGRVHKLHPNLLETFPQLMKLDELVHSFRELFNKKKAENLMDWIATYKQVDFSFVQSFIQGVIQDLSAVKLSIEEPWSNGPVEGQVNRLKTIKRMMYGRAGFQVLKNRVLYQW, encoded by the coding sequence GTGCAAGAAGAGCAGACAGTGAAACAAATTGAAACTGCTTGTCGGGCAGAAGGATACTGTGGATCTCTTGGTACCTTAAATAACTTAGTCGCCGAAGAAAGACGTCAAGCCCGACAAAGCAAACCGGCGATGCTCTCTATCCGCCAGAAAGTTATCCGTGTAATCTGGGATTTCGAAAAAGGGAATCATCGGGGACGGGTTCACAAGCTGCATCCGAATTTACTAGAGACGTTCCCACAACTGATGAAGCTCGATGAGCTGGTTCACTCATTTCGAGAATTATTTAATAAAAAAAAGGCTGAAAACCTGATGGACTGGATAGCGACTTACAAACAAGTTGATTTCTCTTTTGTCCAATCATTTATCCAGGGAGTCATCCAGGATTTAAGTGCAGTAAAATTAAGCATTGAAGAACCGTGGAGCAATGGGCCGGTAGAAGGACAAGTCAACCGATTAAAAACCATCAAACGTATGATGTACGGGCGAGCCGGTTTTCAGGTGTTAAAAAACCGGGTTCTTTATCAATGGTAA